The following are encoded together in the Brassica napus cultivar Da-Ae chromosome A9, Da-Ae, whole genome shotgun sequence genome:
- the LOC106366504 gene encoding U3 small nucleolar ribonucleoprotein protein IMP4-like produces the protein MLRRNVRLRKEYLYRKNLEGNEREIYEKKRKIREALQEGKPIPTELRNEEAKLRQEIDLEDQNTAVPRSHIDDEYANATEKEPKILLTTSRDPSAPLTRFVKELNIVFPNASKLNRGSQVISEIIETARSHDFTDVIFVSENRGKPDGLIISHLPFGPTAYFQLLNVVTRHEIQTKKEMGKMSEQYPHLIFERFTTQMGKRVMNILKHIFPVPKLDAKRIVTFSNESDYISFRNHVYDKGEGGPKSIELKEIGPRFELRLYQVKLGTLEQDEAEVEWVLRPYMNTAKKRKFLGE, from the exons ATGTTGCGCAGGAACGTTAGGTTAAGAAAAGAGTATCTCTACAGGAAAAACTTGGAAGGTAATGAGCGTGAGATCTACGAGAAGAAGCGCAAGATAAGAGAAGCCCTTCAAG AAGGTAAGCCGATTCCTACTGAGCTCCGTAACGAGGAGGCGAAGCTTCGTCAGGAGATTGATCTCGAAGATCAAAACACTGCCG TTCCGAGGAGTCATATTGATGATGAATACGCAAATGCAACTGAGAAAGAACCCAAGATTTTGTTGACTACCTCTAGGGATCCAAGTGCTCCTCTTACGCGATTCGTTAAG GAATTGAACATTGTATTTCCTAACGCCAGTAAACTGAATCGTGGTAGTCAG GTCATTTCCGAGATTATTGAAACGGCGCGTTCTCATGATTTTACTGATGTGATATTTGTTTCTGAGAACCGTGGTAAGCCTGATGGTCTTATTATCTCTCATCTCCCGTTCGGACCTACTGCCTACTTTCAGTTACTTAATGTG GTAACAAGACATGAAATTCAAACCAAGAAAGAAATGGGAAAAATGTCTGAGCAATATCCTCATCTCATTTTTGAACGCTTTACAACACAG ATGGGTAAAAGAGTTATGAACATCTTAAAACACATCTTCCCAGTTCCGAAGCTGGATGCAAAGCGTATTGTTACGTTTTCTAATGAATCTGACTACATTTCGTTCAG gaatcATGTGTATGATAAAGGAGAAGGAGGCCCGAAATCAATTGAGCTAAAAGAAATTGGTCCTCGGTTTGAGTTGCGGCTCTACCAG GTGAAATTAGGAACATTGGAACAAGATGAAGCAGAGGTCGAATGGGTTCTGAGACCCTACATGAACACTGCTAAAAAACGCAAATTTCTCGGTGAATGA